A single genomic interval of Natronincola ferrireducens harbors:
- a CDS encoding DNA cytosine methyltransferase, whose product MSKYNVVDLFCSAGGFSYGFHKAGFDIILGVDSDINKLETYHYNLSRLNNCSIKKLSINDLKHDIFDVTYNKMQKIIGNNKVHVLLGSPPCKNHSKQNSDRNVIPDTLAKEFVRLVVSIDPIFFVMENVPSFFTSSKTFFTDYFYFILESQGYTIQQIKLNAVDFGIPQNRERTFFIGNKLATHISLDKYKQKHKISIKDAISDLAYESSCQEADYREANQNELSEYQKLMRQGSTKLYNHKTPIHTQTILEIIKNLKQGERYTKKSSKFSNAYVRAMYNEPASTITTRLNISNSPIHPVRNRCFSPREAARLQSFDDKFLFIGDKESITTQIGDAVPPLLAKTIGECLLDKLIK is encoded by the coding sequence ATGAGTAAATATAATGTTGTGGATTTATTTTGTAGTGCCGGAGGATTTTCATATGGTTTTCACAAAGCCGGATTTGATATTATATTAGGTGTAGATAGTGATATAAATAAACTTGAAACATACCATTATAATCTATCGAGGCTTAATAATTGTTCAATTAAGAAATTATCTATTAATGATTTAAAGCACGATATTTTCGATGTAACTTATAATAAAATGCAAAAAATAATAGGTAATAATAAAGTACATGTATTATTAGGCAGTCCTCCATGTAAAAATCACAGCAAACAAAACTCAGATAGAAATGTTATACCAGATACTTTGGCAAAAGAATTTGTTAGACTAGTAGTATCGATTGATCCGATATTTTTTGTAATGGAAAATGTTCCAAGCTTTTTTACCTCTTCTAAAACATTTTTTACTGATTATTTTTATTTTATTTTGGAAAGCCAAGGTTATACAATACAACAAATAAAACTAAATGCTGTTGATTTTGGAATACCTCAAAATAGAGAAAGAACTTTCTTTATTGGAAATAAATTAGCTACACATATAAGCTTAGATAAATATAAACAAAAACATAAAATATCAATTAAAGATGCCATTAGTGACTTAGCATACGAAAGTTCATGTCAAGAAGCTGACTATAGAGAAGCAAACCAAAATGAATTAAGTGAATATCAGAAGCTAATGAGGCAAGGGAGTACTAAACTATATAATCATAAAACTCCTATTCATACACAGACAATATTAGAAATAATAAAAAATTTAAAACAAGGAGAACGTTATACAAAAAAGAGCTCTAAATTTTCAAATGCATATGTAAGGGCTATGTATAATGAGCCAGCAAGCACTATAACAACTCGTCTTAATATATCAAACTCCCCCATTCATCCTGTAAGAAACCGTTGTTTTTCACCAAGAGAGGCAGCAAGATTACAGTCATTTGATGATAAATTTTTGTTCATAGGAGATAAAGAGTCTATTACTACACAAATAGGAGATGCAGTACCTCCTTTACTGGCAAAAACAATAGGAGAGTGCTTATTAGATAAACTTATTAAGTAA
- a CDS encoding DNA cytosine methyltransferase, which translates to MKILDLSIKKDKLIKYFEEKKDFQILSLTEPVFEKVYTHYPRHTKKSFTETDIIVCDIVTFENISYFTDFYCTSSYNIFPHIVRFIGNIVPKAFLITDNSQYIYSRHYEEFELMVKPFNYEIYEVMLDFAEQPQHLIIGINTDKVNFKTLIPEKITKEKDMKLLFDKIFTNS; encoded by the coding sequence ATGAAAATTTTAGACTTATCCATCAAAAAAGACAAATTAATAAAATATTTTGAAGAAAAAAAGGACTTTCAAATACTATCTCTTACTGAACCTGTGTTTGAAAAAGTATATACCCATTATCCAAGACATACGAAAAAATCCTTTACTGAGACAGATATTATAGTTTGCGACATAGTAACTTTTGAAAATATAAGTTATTTCACGGATTTTTATTGCACATCTTCCTACAATATATTTCCTCATATAGTAAGATTTATTGGTAATATTGTGCCTAAAGCTTTTTTAATAACAGATAATTCCCAATACATATACTCAAGGCATTATGAGGAATTTGAACTCATGGTAAAGCCATTCAATTATGAGATATATGAAGTAATGCTAGATTTTGCTGAACAACCACAGCATTTAATTATTGGTATTAATACTGATAAAGTTAATTTTAAAACACTTATACCAGAAAAGATAACAAAAGAAAAAGATATGAAACTATTATTCGATAAAATATTTACAAATAGCTAG
- a CDS encoding ParA family protein, protein MKKNVISFMNMKGGVGKSTLCVNIAHCLSMHFNKKVLLIDIDPQFNATQYLLPQHKYIEDVYGQNQTIHKIFQERNLKPSLVDGVVETDIQELSGLEYDINDNLSLIPGDLRMVNVEKSSATGREHKLTKYIEKNGSKENFDFIFIDCPPTQSIYTLAAFYASNFYLMPVKPDFLSVLGISLFQNAIKEYNEELPHKIKCLGMIFTLAQERTNHGSAKMNEIREKYKLYTFDNYMKHSIKVPEHAENNTCLYDMGEDFRKNIVDLTTEFLNAYNNEVGGSKQ, encoded by the coding sequence ATGAAGAAAAATGTAATTTCGTTTATGAATATGAAGGGTGGAGTGGGAAAGTCTACTCTTTGTGTGAATATTGCACATTGCTTATCTATGCATTTTAATAAAAAAGTTTTATTAATAGATATAGATCCGCAATTTAATGCAACCCAATATTTATTACCTCAACATAAATATATAGAAGATGTATACGGACAGAATCAAACTATACATAAGATTTTTCAAGAAAGAAATTTAAAACCTAGCCTTGTAGATGGCGTTGTTGAAACAGATATTCAGGAATTAAGTGGATTAGAATATGACATTAATGATAATTTATCGTTAATTCCAGGTGATTTGAGAATGGTTAACGTAGAGAAAAGTAGCGCTACTGGAAGAGAGCACAAGCTAACAAAATATATTGAAAAGAATGGTTCCAAAGAGAATTTTGATTTTATCTTTATTGATTGTCCACCAACTCAATCAATATATACATTGGCTGCATTTTACGCTAGTAATTTCTACTTAATGCCAGTAAAACCAGATTTCTTATCAGTTTTGGGAATAAGTTTATTTCAAAACGCTATAAAGGAATATAACGAGGAATTGCCACATAAGATTAAGTGTTTAGGAATGATTTTCACTTTAGCGCAAGAGAGGACAAACCATGGAAGTGCTAAAATGAATGAAATTAGAGAAAAGTATAAACTTTATACTTTTGATAATTATATGAAGCATTCTATAAAAGTACCAGAACACGCAGAAAATAATACTTGTCTATATGATATGGGGGAAGATTTTAGGAAAAATATAGTGGATTTAACAACAGAATTTTTAAATGCTTATAATAATGAAGTGGGGGGGAGCAAACAGTGA
- a CDS encoding helix-turn-helix domain-containing protein, producing the protein MDDLNYNYMALLEAILSPEEVLPDLILYKYGLLELSPKELKELEAMEMKRLYKQKWTYREIAKRFHMSDSGVYRRMKRFGGQGIE; encoded by the coding sequence ATGGATGATCTGAATTACAACTATATGGCCCTCCTTGAAGCTATTCTGTCTCCAGAAGAAGTATTGCCAGACCTTATTTTATATAAGTACGGATTGTTGGAGCTAAGTCCTAAGGAACTTAAGGAGCTAGAGGCTATGGAGATGAAAAGGCTTTATAAGCAAAAGTGGACCTATAGAGAAATTGCTAAAAGGTTTCACATGAGTGATAGTGGGGTTTATCGGAGGATGAAGAGGTTTGGGGGACAGGGAATAGAATAA
- a CDS encoding VRR-NUC domain-containing protein: MKEKVIQEKIIQYLKQLPEVWFFKTHGGMYQVAGIPDIILCYKGNFIALEIKRPRGKATKLQEKVLRDIAKAGGVTAVVYGVEDVKRVIQQVPTEEG, translated from the coding sequence ATGAAGGAAAAGGTAATCCAAGAGAAGATCATTCAGTATTTAAAGCAGCTTCCGGAGGTATGGTTTTTTAAAACCCACGGAGGGATGTATCAGGTGGCAGGGATCCCTGACATTATCCTTTGCTATAAAGGAAACTTTATAGCTTTAGAAATAAAAAGACCTAGGGGAAAGGCTACCAAACTACAGGAAAAAGTGCTAAGAGATATTGCTAAGGCAGGAGGCGTCACAGCTGTAGTATATGGTGTAGAAGATGTGAAAAGGGTGATCCAGCAAGTACCTACAGAGGAGGGGTAG
- a CDS encoding DUF927 domain-containing protein has product MNLEEKIDYKKFYEGHIKKGKISGDNLVGLCPFHDDTKPSFGANIKTGVYNCLACGEKGNVITFIAKLHGIDNKEAYRLLLKEEGIYEEDEGKRKKRGKKDEGKGRKSTIARGQGWEQEEEREKFLLTKAIKANQGGKANQLPKDKSKKRKEESQGLHQNHYNDNYPNKHQDNKQDHHHSEPVTTNTFSNKKTTKYTVKDYCREKKLPEEFIRSLGIRDGKIGITIPYKDEEGKVLSNRQRYHRDSPTRFSWARGSKVSLYGLWQLGKVRRVGRVFLMEGESDCHTLWHHGIDEALGVPGATTFHRDWVEKLQGLDVYIHHEGDVGGDTFLDKICKTLEEKHFRGRVYKIQCTSQGVKDPSDLHIKDPASFQENWKRVMENPEEIFLAKLQEEEENLIPNAPVKLRQPAGWRVTEKGVEMIHSKTGLPYLVCRTPILIARRIKALGMEEEKVEIAFYRDKKWHFVREQRSTIFQARTIIKLADVGVTVTSENAKFLVRFLENLEAENFDIIETQQSVNQLGWHGEDFLPGKEGDLVLDVERSERKWVEAYSKKGELQDWVKTIKPFRKNTIFRFILASSFAAPLLKLLNHRIFFVHNWGDSRGGKTAALKAALSVWGNPDELMTSFNATNVGLERLASFFNDLPLGIDERQVAGGKQEYIETLVYMLSMGYSKVRGTKTGGLENQRSWRSIVLTTGEEPLTTMGSQTGVHTRALEIHGSPFEEEDNARSMHNIVTINYGVAGPFFIGKLMEDLKPHQLQDRHKEIQETLMAMNENHKKIGSHVSSVAVVILAEELISKWLFDEADTSIAMGNEILSNLEDMINTDMVEKAYEFIQGWLISNIEQFKGNPKRESYGVMEDNRFYVFPQILQEALDKQGYSYRKIMQGFGDRGYIDVTYEKDGTKRRSVVKKIEGKACRMVSFDLSEMANLEETPPF; this is encoded by the coding sequence ATGAACTTGGAGGAGAAAATAGATTATAAAAAATTCTACGAGGGACACATCAAAAAAGGAAAAATCAGTGGTGATAATCTGGTAGGGCTATGCCCATTTCATGATGATACAAAGCCCAGCTTCGGTGCCAATATCAAAACCGGAGTATATAATTGTTTAGCCTGTGGTGAGAAGGGAAATGTCATTACCTTTATAGCAAAGCTCCATGGGATTGATAATAAAGAGGCCTATAGGCTGTTACTTAAGGAGGAAGGGATTTATGAAGAGGATGAAGGAAAGAGAAAAAAGAGAGGAAAGAAGGATGAGGGAAAAGGAAGAAAATCCACTATTGCTAGAGGCCAGGGATGGGAGCAAGAGGAGGAAAGAGAGAAGTTTCTCCTCACCAAGGCAATCAAGGCAAATCAAGGAGGAAAAGCCAACCAACTCCCCAAGGATAAAAGCAAAAAGAGGAAGGAGGAAAGCCAAGGGCTTCACCAAAACCACTACAATGACAATTACCCAAACAAACACCAAGACAATAAACAGGACCACCACCATTCAGAGCCTGTAACTACCAACACTTTTTCTAATAAGAAAACAACGAAATATACAGTCAAGGACTATTGTAGAGAAAAGAAACTACCAGAGGAGTTTATAAGATCTCTAGGGATAAGAGACGGAAAAATAGGTATCACTATTCCCTATAAAGATGAGGAAGGCAAGGTCCTCTCCAATCGCCAGAGATACCATAGAGACAGCCCTACACGGTTTTCTTGGGCTAGGGGTAGTAAGGTAAGCCTCTATGGTTTATGGCAGCTAGGCAAGGTTAGGAGGGTTGGCAGGGTCTTTCTTATGGAGGGTGAAAGTGACTGTCACACCCTATGGCATCATGGCATAGATGAGGCCTTAGGGGTCCCAGGGGCCACCACCTTCCATAGGGATTGGGTAGAGAAATTACAAGGACTGGATGTATATATCCACCATGAGGGGGATGTTGGAGGGGATACCTTCTTAGATAAGATTTGTAAAACCCTTGAAGAAAAACACTTTCGAGGTAGGGTTTATAAAATCCAATGCACCTCTCAAGGAGTAAAGGACCCATCAGACCTCCATATAAAAGACCCTGCTAGCTTTCAAGAAAACTGGAAAAGAGTTATGGAGAATCCAGAGGAGATTTTTCTTGCGAAACTACAAGAGGAGGAGGAAAACCTTATTCCTAACGCCCCGGTAAAGCTCAGACAACCTGCAGGATGGAGGGTGACAGAAAAGGGCGTTGAAATGATTCACTCTAAAACAGGGCTACCCTATTTAGTTTGCAGAACTCCCATCTTGATTGCCAGAAGAATTAAGGCCCTAGGGATGGAGGAGGAAAAGGTGGAAATCGCCTTCTATAGAGATAAAAAGTGGCACTTTGTAAGGGAGCAGAGAAGCACCATATTCCAAGCAAGAACCATCATTAAGCTGGCGGATGTAGGTGTCACTGTCACTTCAGAAAATGCCAAGTTTCTAGTAAGGTTTCTAGAAAACCTAGAGGCCGAGAATTTTGATATCATTGAAACCCAACAGTCGGTGAACCAACTGGGCTGGCATGGTGAGGACTTTCTTCCAGGGAAGGAAGGGGATTTGGTACTGGATGTGGAGAGAAGTGAGAGGAAATGGGTGGAGGCCTATAGTAAAAAAGGGGAGCTACAGGATTGGGTAAAAACCATAAAACCCTTTAGAAAAAACACCATCTTTCGCTTTATCCTAGCCAGTAGCTTTGCAGCACCCTTATTAAAGCTCCTAAACCATCGGATCTTCTTTGTACATAATTGGGGGGATTCCAGGGGAGGCAAGACGGCAGCCCTCAAGGCAGCCCTAAGCGTATGGGGTAATCCTGATGAGCTAATGACCAGCTTTAATGCCACCAACGTAGGGTTAGAGAGACTGGCCAGCTTCTTCAATGACTTACCCTTAGGCATTGATGAAAGACAGGTTGCTGGAGGCAAGCAAGAGTACATAGAAACTTTGGTTTATATGCTCTCCATGGGTTATAGCAAGGTGAGGGGCACCAAAACAGGAGGACTTGAAAATCAAAGATCATGGAGAAGTATTGTTCTAACAACGGGAGAGGAACCCTTAACCACCATGGGATCCCAAACGGGAGTTCACACTAGAGCCTTAGAGATCCATGGCAGTCCTTTTGAAGAGGAGGATAACGCCAGAAGTATGCATAATATCGTCACCATAAACTACGGTGTGGCAGGACCCTTCTTTATAGGAAAACTGATGGAGGACCTGAAGCCTCACCAATTGCAGGATAGACATAAGGAGATACAAGAAACACTGATGGCTATGAATGAAAATCATAAAAAGATAGGCAGTCATGTATCCTCTGTTGCTGTGGTGATTTTGGCTGAGGAATTGATTAGCAAATGGTTATTTGATGAAGCTGATACCTCCATAGCAATGGGGAATGAAATTTTATCTAACCTTGAAGATATGATCAATACCGATATGGTGGAGAAGGCCTACGAATTTATACAGGGATGGTTGATTTCTAATATAGAACAATTCAAAGGCAATCCCAAGAGGGAGAGCTACGGAGTGATGGAGGACAATCGGTTTTACGTCTTCCCGCAAATCCTGCAGGAGGCCCTAGACAAGCAGGGCTATTCTTACAGAAAAATCATGCAGGGCTTTGGAGACCGAGGCTATATTGATGTCACCTATGAAAAGGACGGAACAAAACGGCGATCAGTAGTAAAGAAAATAGAGGGGAAGGCCTGCAGAATGGTGAGCTTTGATTTATCTGAAATGGCTAATTTAGAAGAAACTCCGCCCTTTTAA
- a CDS encoding gp33 family protein: MKDLFQLADSLKDLKEWKKQVDEERKEVSSKIEAVEESLSQVMIEEEMQSFNRGGMMYYLNTKLYASAIPERKEALFSALKEEGYGDLVYETVNANSLAAFVREQVEENEDELPQWLEGLVNTYEKTSLGMRKGK; this comes from the coding sequence ATGAAGGATCTATTTCAATTGGCAGATAGCTTAAAGGACCTAAAGGAGTGGAAAAAACAGGTGGATGAGGAACGTAAGGAGGTTAGCAGTAAAATCGAAGCAGTAGAGGAAAGTCTGTCCCAAGTCATGATTGAAGAAGAGATGCAAAGCTTTAACCGGGGAGGCATGATGTATTACTTAAACACCAAACTCTATGCCAGTGCCATACCCGAAAGAAAGGAAGCCCTATTCTCAGCCTTAAAGGAAGAGGGTTACGGAGATTTAGTCTATGAAACAGTGAACGCCAATAGCCTAGCAGCCTTTGTAAGGGAGCAGGTGGAGGAGAATGAGGATGAACTGCCACAATGGCTGGAGGGGTTAGTCAATACCTATGAAAAAACTTCTTTAGGGATGCGGAAGGGAAAATAG
- a CDS encoding DEAD/DEAH box helicase, which produces MSKTLTAISIIGRIYLEGKARKALIIAPASVVSVWPKELGEYGAFPYEVKALEGSSKNRIKMLNSFRSKEALQIAIINYEGTWRILEELLQWQPDIIIADESQRIKSPAAKQSKALHRLGDAGKYKLILSGTPVQNAPLDLWSQYRFLDKSIFGTSYYAFKARHAIMGGYGKHQVIGYRHMDELIRKAHGVALRVTKDEALDLPETTDEIRYCQLEPKAESLYKKLVKDSYIQLEKGEITAQNVLTRLLRLSQLTGGYIHTDEGITKEISTAKLEVLKEIVEDLMAAGKKLVIFARFLPEIKAIGKMLEKMGLEYSCITGVVKDRGEEVRRFQEEEECRVFIAQIQTAGLGITLHAADTAVFYSLDFNYANYAQAKARIHRIGQRNTCTYIHLMAPNTVDERIMAALEKKKNIAKEVVDNWREYFE; this is translated from the coding sequence TTGAGCAAAACCTTAACAGCCATTTCAATTATCGGGCGAATTTACCTAGAGGGGAAGGCAAGAAAAGCATTAATTATAGCCCCAGCCTCAGTAGTTTCTGTATGGCCTAAGGAGCTAGGGGAGTATGGAGCCTTTCCCTATGAAGTGAAGGCCCTAGAGGGAAGTAGTAAAAATCGCATAAAGATGTTAAACAGCTTTAGATCAAAAGAAGCTCTACAAATCGCAATCATTAATTATGAAGGTACCTGGCGAATCCTAGAGGAGCTTCTCCAGTGGCAGCCAGACATCATCATCGCCGATGAGTCCCAACGGATTAAATCACCAGCAGCCAAACAATCCAAAGCCCTCCATCGTTTGGGGGATGCAGGAAAATACAAGCTGATTTTATCGGGAACCCCGGTACAAAATGCACCACTGGATCTTTGGAGTCAGTATCGTTTCTTAGATAAGAGCATCTTTGGGACAAGCTATTATGCCTTTAAAGCCCGACACGCCATTATGGGGGGCTATGGAAAGCATCAGGTCATAGGCTATAGACATATGGATGAACTTATTAGAAAGGCCCATGGCGTTGCCCTCAGGGTGACGAAGGATGAGGCCTTAGATCTTCCAGAAACCACCGATGAAATCAGGTACTGCCAGCTGGAGCCAAAGGCAGAAAGCCTTTATAAAAAGCTAGTCAAAGACAGCTACATACAACTGGAAAAGGGTGAGATCACCGCCCAAAACGTTCTAACAAGACTATTGAGACTCAGCCAGCTGACGGGAGGCTATATCCACACAGATGAGGGGATAACCAAGGAGATATCCACTGCCAAGCTGGAGGTTTTAAAGGAAATTGTGGAGGATTTGATGGCTGCAGGGAAAAAGCTGGTGATCTTTGCACGGTTCCTGCCGGAGATTAAAGCCATAGGAAAAATGCTGGAGAAGATGGGACTGGAGTATAGCTGCATTACTGGAGTAGTAAAGGACCGAGGGGAGGAGGTAAGGCGATTCCAAGAGGAGGAAGAATGCAGAGTCTTCATCGCCCAGATCCAAACGGCAGGCTTGGGAATTACCCTCCATGCAGCCGATACAGCCGTCTTCTATAGCCTAGACTTTAACTATGCCAACTACGCCCAAGCCAAGGCACGGATCCATCGAATTGGCCAGAGGAACACCTGCACCTATATTCATCTGATGGCACCTAATACGGTGGATGAAAGGATTATGGCAGCCCTAGAGAAAAAGAAAAACATCGCCAAGGAAGTGGTGGACAATTGGAGGGAGTATTTTGAATAA
- a CDS encoding helix-turn-helix domain-containing protein gives MNHGDYLYTVEEVAQILKVNKNAVYDLINARVLRALKLGRLKITKFELLRFLKEYTGKDLSNLDEIRELN, from the coding sequence ATGAACCACGGAGATTATCTATATACCGTAGAGGAGGTGGCTCAAATTTTAAAGGTCAACAAAAATGCCGTCTATGATCTAATCAATGCCAGGGTCTTGAGGGCTCTAAAGCTAGGGCGATTAAAAATTACTAAATTTGAGCTACTAAGGTTTCTAAAGGAATACACTGGGAAGGATTTATCAAACCTTGATGAAATAAGGGAATTAAATTGA
- a CDS encoding helix-turn-helix transcriptional regulator: MKNKIKEVLKGRGIKVSYVLSVTGFSKSYFYDVMKGKTVPSLMNARKIAEAIEVPLDELFPVEKLSKKE; encoded by the coding sequence ATGAAAAACAAAATCAAAGAAGTGTTGAAGGGTAGAGGTATTAAGGTATCCTATGTTCTTTCAGTAACTGGTTTTTCTAAGTCCTATTTTTACGATGTGATGAAGGGAAAGACGGTACCCAGTCTGATGAACGCTAGAAAAATTGCAGAGGCAATAGAGGTTCCTTTAGACGAACTTTTTCCGGTAGAAAAGCTTTCAAAGAAGGAGTAA
- a CDS encoding helix-turn-helix domain-containing protein: MTIGERIRKMRKEKRYSIMDIRDLTGLSKSTISEVENDKSNPTTETLQKIAKALGVSVDTFFKEETDQEETPALPVEFTTPQEAMEFILKQPAIMGFGGFDANKLGDDEIVEFANELLRQLELLSYKYKK; this comes from the coding sequence TTGACAATAGGTGAACGCATTCGAAAAATGAGGAAGGAAAAAAGATATTCCATCATGGATATTCGAGATCTTACGGGTTTGTCTAAGTCCACCATCAGTGAAGTGGAGAATGATAAAAGTAATCCAACCACAGAAACCCTGCAAAAGATTGCTAAGGCCCTTGGGGTTTCAGTGGATACTTTTTTCAAGGAAGAAACTGATCAGGAAGAGACCCCTGCTTTACCAGTGGAATTTACCACCCCACAGGAGGCTATGGAGTTTATCTTAAAACAGCCGGCCATCATGGGATTTGGGGGATTTGATGCCAATAAGCTAGGGGATGATGAGATTGTAGAGTTTGCAAATGAGCTACTAAGACAGCTGGAGCTTCTATCCTATAAATATAAAAAGTAA
- a CDS encoding ImmA/IrrE family metallo-endopeptidase codes for MEWIDEVIMGLLDLYGTRNVYELYDALEISMVKLPEDNVMLQGNEGIYLRDYLDGESVYIRDDLDPEYEEFVLAHELGHALLHTDIHTNFFNGIPNRDKLDRQANYFAIKLLDFEGRLDSIALEGFTIEQIASTLSLPMMGLAMIKEMQEIYSA; via the coding sequence GTGGAATGGATCGATGAGGTTATTATGGGGTTATTAGATCTTTACGGTACTAGAAATGTTTATGAGCTCTATGATGCTTTAGAAATTTCTATGGTGAAGTTGCCTGAGGATAATGTGATGCTGCAGGGGAATGAAGGCATTTATTTAAGAGACTATCTTGATGGGGAATCCGTCTACATCCGTGATGATTTGGATCCTGAGTATGAGGAGTTTGTCCTAGCCCATGAACTAGGTCATGCCCTACTGCATACCGACATACATACCAATTTTTTTAATGGTATACCTAATCGGGACAAGCTTGACAGGCAAGCCAATTACTTTGCCATTAAGCTTCTAGATTTTGAAGGTAGATTAGACAGTATTGCCCTCGAGGGCTTTACGATAGAACAAATTGCAAGCACCTTAAGTCTTCCTATGATGGGGCTTGCCATGATTAAAGAAATGCAGGAAATCTATAGTGCTTAG
- a CDS encoding tyrosine-type recombinase/integrase — protein sequence MKKVQGGVRKRGDSWYYYFEVGKVNGKRKKIERKAGNTKKEAQEALRQALNEFEKAGSIIDESDISVADYFDYWHKEYVMINCKHNTQIGYKSIIENHIKPALGIYRVRSLSPAVLQEFLNKKYRNGLSKNTLSGFYGVLSGALKMAVYPYGFRKENPMQYVSMPKYNGVKKDKNDLKVIPLDDFKRIIDRFPEGSSFYIPLQIAFHTGLRAAEVCGLTWDCVNLEKRSIKVEKIIIKKDREWVFGTPKTLSSNREIFIGNTLINILKKHRKNQMENKLEYGKHYIDSHFVCTKENGELVSPDSLKYLSRVVNYELMIPFNFHSLRHTHATMLLEAGANIKEIQERLGHSKLATTMDTYSHITSKLKQDSVDRFESMIK from the coding sequence GTGAAGAAAGTGCAAGGTGGTGTAAGAAAAAGAGGTGACAGCTGGTATTATTACTTTGAAGTTGGCAAGGTAAATGGGAAAAGAAAGAAAATCGAAAGGAAGGCTGGCAATACAAAGAAGGAGGCCCAGGAGGCCTTAAGGCAAGCCCTCAATGAATTTGAAAAGGCTGGCTCCATTATTGATGAAAGTGACATTTCCGTAGCAGATTACTTTGACTACTGGCATAAGGAATATGTCATGATCAACTGTAAGCACAACACCCAGATAGGCTATAAGAGTATCATTGAAAACCATATTAAGCCGGCATTGGGGATCTATAGGGTCAGATCCTTATCTCCAGCAGTATTGCAGGAATTCCTAAATAAGAAGTATCGAAATGGCCTGTCGAAGAATACTTTATCTGGTTTTTATGGGGTACTTTCGGGAGCATTAAAAATGGCGGTCTATCCCTATGGGTTTAGGAAGGAAAATCCCATGCAATATGTCTCTATGCCTAAGTACAATGGTGTCAAGAAGGATAAGAATGATCTGAAGGTGATTCCCTTGGATGATTTTAAACGGATAATCGATCGTTTCCCAGAGGGCAGTAGCTTTTATATTCCCCTACAGATTGCCTTTCATACTGGATTACGGGCTGCTGAGGTTTGTGGTCTCACCTGGGATTGTGTGAACCTTGAGAAAAGGTCTATTAAGGTGGAGAAAATCATCATAAAAAAAGACAGGGAATGGGTATTTGGCACCCCTAAGACCCTATCTTCTAATCGTGAGATTTTTATTGGGAATACCCTCATCAACATCCTAAAAAAGCATCGTAAAAATCAAATGGAAAACAAATTGGAGTATGGTAAGCATTACATTGATAGTCACTTTGTATGTACTAAGGAAAATGGAGAATTAGTTTCTCCCGACAGCTTAAAGTATTTAAGTCGTGTGGTGAACTATGAGCTGATGATTCCATTTAACTTCCACTCCCTAAGACATACCCATGCTACGATGCTACTAGAGGCTGGAGCAAATATCAAAGAGATCCAGGAACGATTGGGCCATAGTAAACTTGCCACCACGATGGATACTTATTCCCATATTACCAGCAAACTAAAGCAGGATAGTGTAGATCGTTTTGAAAGCATGATCAAATGA